Proteins encoded together in one Mycobacterium simiae window:
- the glfT1 gene encoding galactofuranosyltransferase GlfT1 — MSETIFAVVVTHRRPDELAKSLDMLSTQTRLPDHLIVVDNDGAADSRVAELVAAQPISTTYLPSRRNLGGAGGFALGILHALAQGADWVWLADDDGRPQDSRVLATLLACAEKHGLAEVSPMVCNLDDPERLAFPLRRGLVWRRRASELRTESEQDLLPGIASLFNGALFKASTLDAVGVPDMRLFIRGDEVELHRRLVRSGLPFGTCLNTIYLHPCGSDEFRPILGGRMHTQYPDNPTKRFYTYRNRGYLLAQPGLRKLIAQEWLRFGWFFLISRRDPKGLLEWIRLRRMGRREQFGKPGES, encoded by the coding sequence ATGAGTGAAACCATCTTCGCCGTCGTGGTCACCCACCGGCGTCCCGACGAACTCGCCAAGTCGCTGGACATGCTCAGCACCCAGACCCGGCTGCCCGATCACCTGATCGTCGTCGACAACGACGGCGCCGCGGACAGTCGGGTAGCCGAACTGGTTGCCGCCCAACCTATCTCGACGACATATCTGCCCTCACGCCGAAATCTCGGCGGTGCGGGCGGTTTCGCACTGGGCATCCTGCACGCGCTGGCGCAGGGCGCGGACTGGGTGTGGCTGGCCGACGACGACGGCCGCCCGCAGGACTCCCGGGTGCTGGCCACGCTGTTGGCCTGCGCCGAGAAACACGGCCTGGCCGAGGTGTCACCGATGGTGTGCAACCTCGACGACCCGGAGCGGCTGGCGTTCCCCTTGCGCCGCGGCCTGGTATGGCGCAGGCGCGCAAGCGAATTGCGCACCGAATCGGAACAGGACCTGCTGCCCGGCATAGCATCGCTGTTCAACGGCGCGTTATTCAAGGCCTCGACGCTCGACGCGGTCGGCGTCCCAGATATGCGGCTGTTTATTCGCGGCGACGAGGTGGAGCTGCACCGGCGACTGGTCCGGTCGGGCCTGCCGTTCGGTACGTGCCTGAACACCATCTATCTGCATCCGTGCGGCTCGGACGAGTTCCGACCGATTCTGGGCGGCCGCATGCACACCCAGTACCCCGACAACCCGACGAAGCGGTTCTACACCTACCGCAACCGCGGCTATCTGCTGGCCCAGCCGGGCCTGCGCAAACTGATCGCCCAGGAGTGGCTGCGGTTCGGCTGGTTCTTTCTGATATCACGGCGCGACCCGAAGGGCCTGCTGGAATGGATTCGGTTGCGCCGCATGGGCCGTCGCGAACAATTCGGCAAGCCGGGAGAATCATGA
- the wzt gene encoding galactan export ABC transporter ATP-binding subunit Wzt/RfbE, giving the protein MSGPGGPHIETSNAWVEFPIFDAKSRSLKKAFLGKAGGTIGRNNSNVVVVEALRDITMSLELGDRVGLVGHNGAGKSTLLRLLSGIYEPTRGWAKVTGRVAPVFDLGVGMDPEISGYENIIIRGLFLGQTRKQMLTKVDEIAEFTELGDYLSMPLRTYSTGMRVRLAMGVVTSIDPEILLLDEGIGAVDADFLKKAQSRLQKLVERSGILVFASHSNEFLARLCKTAMWIDHGSIRQSGSIEDVVRAYEGEDAARHVREVLEETRLQNQAERPLAQSASGDE; this is encoded by the coding sequence GTGTCCGGTCCTGGCGGTCCGCATATCGAGACCAGCAACGCGTGGGTGGAATTTCCCATCTTCGACGCCAAGTCGCGCTCGCTGAAGAAAGCCTTCCTGGGTAAGGCGGGCGGGACGATCGGGCGAAACAACTCCAACGTCGTCGTCGTCGAGGCGTTGCGCGACATCACGATGTCGCTCGAGCTGGGTGACCGAGTCGGCCTGGTCGGCCACAACGGGGCCGGGAAATCGACACTGTTACGGCTACTTTCGGGCATCTACGAACCCACCCGGGGCTGGGCCAAGGTGACCGGTCGGGTCGCGCCGGTCTTCGACCTCGGGGTGGGGATGGACCCGGAGATCTCCGGTTACGAGAACATCATCATCCGCGGTCTGTTTTTGGGGCAGACCCGAAAACAGATGCTGACCAAGGTCGACGAGATCGCCGAGTTCACCGAACTAGGGGATTATCTGTCGATGCCGCTGCGCACCTACTCCACCGGTATGCGGGTCCGGCTGGCGATGGGCGTGGTCACCAGCATCGATCCGGAGATCTTGCTGCTCGACGAGGGCATCGGCGCGGTGGACGCCGACTTCCTGAAGAAGGCCCAGTCGCGGTTGCAGAAGCTGGTGGAGCGTTCCGGAATCCTGGTTTTTGCCAGCCATTCCAACGAATTCCTGGCCCGGCTGTGCAAGACGGCGATGTGGATCGATCACGGCAGCATCCGCCAATCGGGCAGCATCGAAGATGTGGTGCGCGCTTACGAGGGTGAGGACGCCGCACGCCACGTCCGCGAGGTGTTGGAAGAGACCCGCCTGCAGAACCAAGCCGAACGACCGCTGGCGCAAAGCGCTTCCGGGGATGAGTGA
- a CDS encoding bacterial proteasome activator family protein produces the protein MVTGLSNGSSSPDGPDADGVEIIGGVDPRVMAIRADADGDDSDERSLTDLVEQPAKVMRIGTMIKQLLEEVRAAPLDEASRKRLRDIHATSIRELEDGLAPELREELDRLTLPFSEDSEPSDAELRIAQAQLVGWLEGLFHGIQTALFAQQMAARAQLEQMRQGALPPGIGRSGHGPGSGTGQYL, from the coding sequence ATGGTGACCGGATTGAGTAACGGCTCAAGTAGCCCTGATGGCCCAGACGCTGACGGTGTCGAAATCATCGGTGGCGTCGATCCGCGCGTCATGGCGATACGCGCGGACGCCGACGGTGACGACTCCGACGAGCGCTCCCTGACCGACCTGGTCGAACAGCCGGCCAAGGTGATGCGCATCGGGACCATGATCAAACAGCTGCTCGAAGAGGTGCGCGCGGCACCGCTCGACGAAGCCAGCCGCAAACGGCTGCGCGACATCCACGCCACCAGCATCCGCGAGCTCGAAGACGGATTGGCGCCCGAGCTTCGTGAGGAGCTCGACCGCCTGACGCTGCCATTCAGCGAGGACTCCGAACCGTCGGACGCCGAATTGCGCATCGCGCAGGCGCAGCTCGTCGGCTGGCTCGAGGGACTGTTCCACGGCATCCAGACCGCACTATTCGCCCAGCAGATGGCCGCGCGTGCACAGCTCGAGCAGATGCGTCAAGGCGCGCTGCCGCCCGGCATCGGGCGCTCGGGCCACGGACCCGGCTCGGGCACCGGGCAGTACCTGTAA